The genomic stretch GTTTTGCTTTCGCAAAGGAAGATCTTCCTCTCCCTCCGCCCACAGTCGCCTGCAAGCTACCGGTTTCATGGTTCGCTAAAGAATCATGCGGTAAAAACCAAAGTAATTTCAAAACCCAGGCGGTCAACAAGCTTTTATAAAAAAGTTCGTGGTTCATGAAGATTATTTTTATAAATTGGTGGTTCGTTAGCAGGTGTAATGAGACATAATTCGGGTGATGGATGTATGGGAGGCAATGGCGCATAACAATGGAATGGTGGCTATAGACAAGCGGCTAACATTAGATAGATGGTACAGGCGAGCGGTTGTTTGTATGAATGGGTCAGATCTTCTCTCTTACTTTGCGTATAGATTTGCAAAAGGTGAACTTATGGAGAGATTTTTTTGGAAAGAGTCATTGTTAGTTGGAATTCTAACGTTCTTGTGGTAGAAGGGACTTATTGGGTGGCGGGTGGATTACCCCACCCAGTTCGATCAGGGCGGGGAGACTTTACTTTCTAATAACGCACATTAAACTGCAGATAACCATACCCTTCACGTGATGTCTGCCCATAACTGACTGAACCAGGGTTTATTGGTAAATATATGAAGATGTTCGTCACACTTCTCATCATTTTACCAAGCGCTCAAAATCTCACAGATTCATCTATTGATTCCTACCTGTACAAATATAGGGCAAACTCTTGTCGCCCACCAACGAAAAGAAAGAAAAGAAGAAGAAAACATGCGTATCACCATTCACCTACCAATCCTCCCAAAATTCTCTTGCAATTTCTTGAATCAATGTAAGATTTTTATGAATCTATATTGATTCTGCATTGTATGAAAAAAACACTTTTAATAATATTTCTGTGCCTTGTGACCCTTCCCCTATTCGCAGTCAATACTGTCATTCTAAAAAATGGGAAAACATTAAAAGGGAAAGTTACCGACCAAAATGAACGAGGACTCACTGTGCAAACCGCAGAAGGATCACAAACCGTTTCTAAATCCCAAATTTTAAAAGTAATTTATAAAGATGTAAGCGAACAAGAAGCCGAAAAGATCAGGATCGCTGAAGAGAAAAAATTACGAGAAAAAGAAGAAAAAGAAAAAGCGAAACTTGAAAAAGAAAGACTACTGGCAGAAGCAAAAGAACAGAAACGTTTGGAAGAAGAAGCAAAACTTGCGGAACAAACAAGACTCGCTGAAGAAAAAAACAAAGGAACACTAGCGGAAAAAGAAGCAAGAGCCGAAGCAGAATGGCTCGCAACAAGAAAACTAGGTCCTTCTCCGGCAGCAGCCCAGTGCGGAGGCCGACTAGCATTGATTTGGCGATCTGCATTAATCCCTGGATGGGGTCAGTATTGTGGTGGTTATACTGTATCAGCCGGGACCTTTGGTACTTTATTTTTTGGCACTCTTCTCTATTCACTTGGGCCTCTACGCACCGAAGAACAAAATGCAAAGTCCCATTACGATACAATGGTCTTAATCAACCAAATCGGAGGACCAGGCACCAGATTCAATGCACAAAATGTGAGTTTGCCTTCTGAATTTATTGGTGGATTTGTTGAGACTTCCATTATGGAAGATCTAATCACAAAAAGTAAAAACAATGCCAAAGAAGCTAATATCAAATATTTGGCTGGGCTTGGAACAGCTGGAATCATTTACATCACCAATGTCATCCATGCCTATATGATTGGAAGGGACCGGTATCCCGATCGCCCTTCTGTCAGCACTGGAGGCAAACAAATTAGAGAAGGTTTCGACTGGGATTCTGGCTTTGACAAACCATACTCAGTCACAGGCATTCGCCCACAAACCAATGCAGTTTATGCCGAAGTTCGGTATTCCATTCTATTCTAAGGAGCCTCCCAATGAAAAAATCATTCATAACCATTCTAATTCTTTTACTTTCTTTTCAGTGTAAAATTTTCAAACCATCCAACCTTGATCCCACTGAAGACTTAGGTTCTTTACAGTCCTTACTTCGAATGTTAAGTTTGATCGATGCTTTCAGTACCTATAGCCAAACGGTCGTCTTTATGAAGTTTACCGATCCAAGTGGAAATCCATACATCAATGGGATCGTCACTTATTCTGTTTTTAACGAAGCAGACGAAAATGGAATCATCCCTTCCCAATATGGAGAATCAGGAAATGTCCAATCCTATACAGTCACTCTCGATGTCAATGGTCGCGGATTTTTATACTTTAGCGAACGCGGGATTGCGAACCTCTCCGTTGCAACTTCAGGAGGAACTCTTGTCGGCGCTGCCAGCTTTCGCATCTACAACGGAATCACCAAACAATCGTTTTCTTTACTAACCCAAGGCGGAATTGTTCAGTTCCTTTTAGAAGATATTGCCAATTATCGAAATCAACTGGCATCTAACCTTTCTTTTACTCCTCTCGGGTCAGTGAACGGAAGGCAGTTTATTTATTTAGAAGTTCAAACTTCCTTTGTCTCTCCTAGCCAAAACACTTCCATCGGATATATCGCATCCTCTGCAGATGGAGAGAACTATGATTTGGTCACAAAAATTGACGGGGTTACCATTGAAAAAGGGGTAGGCTATGAGGTAGTATTAAAAATATCAAAACCAGTTTTTAATGGATCAGAATATGTCTTTTTTCTTGCAGAAGAAAAACGTGATTTTGCGGGTCCTCCACCAAATATACTTGGATTTCGTAACTTAGCATTGCGGATTCCTGCTTTTTTTACACCTAACTCTAGTGCAGTCATTGGACTAACATTAGACCCCACACTTTTTTTATATCGACCAGACAATTTTCCTTGGATGTATCCGGCGTTTTATTTTGGCAATGGTCGGTATCTCATTTCGCCGACATTCTATAGCGCTGTAGAAACAAGGCCGATCCTTCTAAATTCTGACTTTTCAGTAAACCAAGATTTAAATACTAGCTTTAGCTGTAACCTTGCTAATTCAATTGTAAACTCAGTCGGCTTTCAAATCGTGTCTATCGGTGGAACTGAATACCTTCAATGTCCAAGTTCATCGTTAACTTCCCCTATTCAGGTTAGAAGTATTGAAGGGAATACTTTAAGTAACCGTGTTGTCAATTTCGATGGAACTCAGAATTTTGAATCACTTCCTGTTTTTGTCAGAGGGAAGTTTGTTGCCACCTTTGGTCCTACGCCTATTGGTTATACATTCAATGCAGATAATTACTCATTACCAAATCCAACTTTGGTAAGAAATGCCTCGCAAATTTCAGGCTTCACTTCTTCCATTAGTAATTCAGGCACTAGTGGAATTCTGAGATCTGTCAAAAGTTCAGGAAACTCAGATTATTTTATCCTTTCGAATAATCCTACTTTTTCAACACCTACCATCGAAATCTTTCGTAGCACTGATTCTTTAGCTAGTGTTACTCTATTACCAGGATTCCCCGGAACATACAGCACGGGGATTTCCAATGCAGAACAACTTCAATCGGTCAATGGAAAATTAAACTACAGCTACGCAATCTCCGCAGGCACCGGTTTTGGTTTTTTCCCAGTTTACCTCACTCGATTCACACAAGATGATGGAAACTGGGAAGCTCTACCTAGACTCATCAAAATTCGTTAGAAAATTACCACCTATCTTTTCGTAGGTGGTAATTTAAGAAACTGCCATTTTTTATGTTAGCGGTTTCCAAAATCATCCTTCAATACATATCACTTTGGGAAGGAAGTATGTTCTTTTAGAAAAGAATTTACTATGGATTCGTATTCACTCGGGCGAACGTCAATCGACTTACAATGATTAGCTCCCCAATCCGTTTCCACCAATTGTTTACGGTTCGATTTTAAATTTTGAAAAATTTCCTCAGAATGAGAAACCGGAGTAATCTCATCTGTGTTTGAATGAATCAAAAGTACTGGCAAAGATATAAATTTTGCGGCTTTTTTAGGAGAAACTTCATCCACAAGAAAATCGGCACGAAGTTCCGCGAGAGAAAGGGCGATGGGAGATAGAAAAAGTACCACCGGTGAATACAAATCGACGGCTCTTTTTTCTACAATCGAACGCATATCCATAAAAGGGGAATCCGCAATCACAAATGCAAAATCATTTCGTCCTTCTGCATATTGTAATGCCGTCGCTGCACCAAACGAAGCACCAAAAATTCCAATCTGTTCTTCTGGAACTGTGCTAATCTCGGAAAAGAACTCAATGGCCCTTTCTAAATCAATTTTTTCATAAAATCCGTACGTTCCGTATTCTCCTCCACTTTCCCCGTGATGACGAGCATCATAGAGGAACAAACTGCAACCTCGTTTCCAAAACAAGGGGGCATATTTCAATACACCAAAACGTGTTCTCGTATGTCCGTGAAGCAAAACAACACCACATTTTTTCTTTTTTGGATTTTTGAAATACCAACCACGCAAACGAAGATTTCCATTTTGAAATCGAATGGATTCTGGTTCAGGGAGTCCAAATTCAGAAATGGAATTGATCTTTAATTTCGTCTTATCCTCTTCTAAGGTAGTGACGGGAAAGGAGACAATGGAAGATGAAAAATAATAGCCTGCACCTAGCAAAAAAAAGGTGAAAACAATGATAAACGTACTGAGAATCTTTTTCATTAAAGGACCTAGTTGGAAAAATCTAGGAGAGACCACAATTGGAAAAGCGAATTTTCCAAAATGCCTGTTTTTGAACCGAAAAAGAATTGCCGGTTTGCGATCCTTCCATCATTTCTTAAGGAAATCTATGAAACTATATTTAGCGTGCTTAGCCCTCCTCCTTAGTCTTTCCTTCACAAACTGTCGAACGATGGATGCTGCTGTCCAATACCCAGAATCGGGAAAAACGGATTTAGGAATTTCAAAAGTGGCAGTTCTACTTTTTGACATTGAAGAGGCCAAATGGGGAGATGAATTCACCGATGCAGTCTCTTTACAAATTGCAAAATTACTTCCAATCAAAGTAATCGAAAGAGAACAACTTTCAAAAGTAGTAAACGAACAAAGTTTTTCTAAAACTGGAATCATTGACACACAAACAGCCGTTCGATTGGGAAAAGTGCTTGGTGTGGATGCATTGGTTTTTGGTCGAGGATCTGCACTCAAAAAATACGATGAAAAAGGAAAACTCATCCCCAATTTAGTGGATACAGTTTCCCTCAAAATAGTTCATATAGAATCAGGCCATGTCATCGTCAATGCTCGTAAAAAACCGGGAGCAGATTGGACCATAGGAAAATTAATCCAATATAGCTTAGGACTTGGGCTTATCTGGAGTCGTGAGGACATTTTGTTAACCACGAGCCAATATGATTTTGTTGCCGAGAGTCTAGTAGAACGAATCGTTTCAGAACTAAAGAAATAATATATAGCAAATCAAAAGGATAAATGATGAAAATTAATATTGGAATCCCAGAAGAAGAAAGAAGTGCAATCTCAGAGTCTTTAAAAAAACTTTTAGCAGATACGTACACTTTGTACCAAAAAACTCATAGTTACCATTGGAACGTAACAGGGCCAATGTTTCAAACTTTGCATATTCTGTTTATGACACAGTATACTGAACTTTGGAATGCAATTGATCCCATTGCTGAAAGGATTCGATCTCTTGGATACTATGCACCAATGGGTGGTTGGGAATTTGCAAAATATTCTAGCATCGCAGAAGACAAAGAAGTTCCGAAAGCCCAAGATATGATCAAACATTTAGTGGAAGGAAATGAAGCAGTCATTCGTACGGCTCGGGCAGCCTACGCACCAGCGGAAAAAGGAAACGACCAAGCTACATTGGACTTACTCACACAACGTTTGGACATTCACGAAAAAACAGCATGGATGTTAAGATCCTTACTGGAAGAATAATTTTTTTTTGATTCGACCTTAAGGTCACTAGACATTCAAAATCCAACTTCTGTTACAATGATACTGTTTCAGTGGTTGGAGATTTTCGATTGAAACCAATTCTTCAAAATTCCTAAATACTCTGCTTGGTGGGTATAATGAATATAGTGACCACCTCCCAAAATACTTTCCATTGTTAAACGGGAAAAAATTTCCTGAATTAAGGTTTTATCTGAATCTGTAATATAATCAGAAGAGCCACCAAGAATAAAAAGTGTATTTGTGTCGGAAGATATTTTTTCAGGAAAAGGATGATCAAATACTCGCCTTGCCTGATTCAGTCCGGCCACATTTAATTTCCAACGATACTCACCCGAATCTAACCTTTCCAAACTCATTTGTAAAAACTGACGAATAAATGTATCCGGTAAAAATTTTGCCATCTCAGTATCAATGTCAGCTCGAGAGGTAAATCCTTCCAACGGAAAAGACATAGACTGGATTTCCTGATCGTAAGCGAAAGGATAGGACCTAGGCGCAATGTCTTGCACAACCAAAGCATTCAAAACGCCGGGATGCGTAAAATCAAAATACATTGCCACAAGCCCGCCCATAGAATGACCAAATAAAATCGGATTTTTGATTTGGTGATCCAAAATGAATTCTTCCAAATCCTCTGACATCAATCGGATAGAGTGTTCAGTAGCATGGGGAGAATCTCCATGGTTTCTTTGGTCAACAGTATAAACTGAACCGAAGTTTGATAAAAACTTTGCCACAGTTACCCAGTTTTTTGATGAACCGAATAATCCATGTAAGATGATAATATCTCCTAAAGATTTTTCATTTTCTGAATTTGGTTGGAATAGATACAGTTTGTAACTTAGTTTCACAAAAACCTCTATCAAATTTCAGAAAATAGTTAACGAAAACATTCTTTCTTTAGGATTTGCAAATGAGGGAGGATTTGTTTTTTTTCACGAGGTCCAATCTCTGAAGCATATCGAATCATTTGATTGATTTCAGATTTGATCCCTTCCCCTACTGGAGCAAAACAAGGGATAGAATCGGGATCTTTTGTCATCGATTGCAGATTGTTTACTAAATCTTTAGTGTATAAATTAATATAATTACCTGTGGGAAATAAATAGATATAACGAAGTTTCCCCTTTCTCATTTCTTCCAAACGGCATTTTAAATCTACATTACAATCGGCATTTGGCATACTTTCTGTTGCCAAATAACCAGCGTAATCCGAATGTTTGGTTTTTGGATAGGCCTCTAATAGTTTCCAAAAATAATTCGAATCTACATAGTATTTCCCAGAATTGTAATCATACAATAACCTGGTTTGGTGGCGTTTTAAAAATTCCAAAGTACCTGGATCATTGTCCGGTTTGATTCCCTTTGTATTCATAAGATCGACTGTTTTTTTTAGGAAAAATCCAGCCTTGGCTCGGATAAATATAAAATCATCCCCTGTAAATTTTCCCGTAGAAGAAATGGCAAAAATAGTATCTGTAATCTCTTGTTTGGCAACAAAATCAATTTGATTGGAAAGAATCATTCGTTCTGCTTCAAATAATAAGGTAGACAAATACTGTTTCGGAGGAACCGAACGGACAACGGAACGTTTGATAAACCCGGAAAGCCCGTCTTCTAATTTTACAGGAATCCAATCTTCTTTGGGGCTTTCCAGCGAATCCTTGTCAAAGGAAACTGGTTCACCAAACTTAAGTTTCCGCAAAACATCACTTTTCTGATCAGCAAACAAATGTAAGTTGAGTCCAATCACTGGAATGACAATCAGAGAATTTGAGTCTCGTTTGAATAGTTCAGAAGGTTTTGTTTGTTTTGATTTTTCTTGTACGATCGGAGCGGAAATCAGCAAACCATTAGAGATGATTACAAAGATCAAAACTGCAACGAAAAAAAGAGAAAAACCAATTCGAATGCGAAAGGAAAACTTTGGCCTGAAATACATCAGTTGATGAGAAAAGACCATCCCTCTACGAAAGAATTTCAGTAAAGGGAGGAACTTCATTTTACTTTTGTAAATCCTCAATCATTTGTTTGATACGAGCCACACCTTTTTCGATGTCCTTATCACCTAACGCATAAGACAATCGAATGGCTTTATCATCTCCAAAGGCAATACCAGGCACTGCGGCCACATTGTATTTATCAAGGAGGACATCACAAAAAAGTTTGGAGTAAGAAGTTTCTTTTTTCTCCGAAAGAAGGCGTTTGAACCCAGGAGTTTCATACACACCTGTTATATATGGGAATGCATAAAAAGCACCTTCTGGCATCCGGCATTCTACACCTGGAATCTCACGTAATAGTCCCACGATGAGTTTACGACGTTTATCAAAAGCCTTGAGCATTTCTGCCACAGGTGTTTGGTCACCAGCGAGAGCTGCCTCAGCAGCTGCTTGGGAAATGGAAGAGGCATTGCTTGTGGATTGGCCTTGCATGGTGTCCATGTTTTTAACAATCTCTGCGTTTCCTACCCCGTATCCAATCCTCCAACCTGTCATCGAATATGCTTTGGACACACCATTGATGACAAAGGTTTTTTCCTTCATCTTCTCGGAGATCATAGCAGGATTTACAAATTCCAATCCATCATAAATGATTTTTTCGTAAATATCATCCGAAACTGTAATGATATCTTTTGGTTCCAAAACCTTTACAAGTGCTTCTACATCCGAACGAGTGTAAGCCGCACCTGTTGGGTTCGATGGAGAATTAAAAATAAAAACTTTAGTTTTGGGAGTGATGGCTTTTTCTAATTGTTCTGCCGTGATTTTAAATCCACTGGAAATATCAGTCGAAACAATGACAGGAGTTCCTTCCGCCAAACGAACGATATCCGCATAACTTACCCAATACGGTGCAGGGATGATCACCTCGTCACCAGGATTGAGAGTCGCCATAAAAAAATTGTAGAGAACTTGTTTTCCACCTGTTCCTACAATGATTTGGTTCTTTTCGTATTTGAGTCCGTTTTCAGTTTCAAATTTACGAATGATGGCCTCTTTCAAAGAAACAGTTCCACTCACAGGAGTGTATTTGGTTTTCCCTTGGTCCATTGCCTTTTTGGCAGCTTCTTTGATATGTGTTGGTGTATCAAAGTCAGGTTCCCCTGCTCCAAATCCAACAACATCAAGTCCACTCGCTTTCAACTGATTGGCTTTAGCAGTGATCGCGAGAGTGGGAGAAGGTTCTACGACATCCAGTCGTTTTGCTACAAGTTTCATTTTGTCCTCTATTTAGTGAGTGATTCCTCTGGAACTGTTTCTTTAAACTGATCCAAAGTATAAATTTCGTATTCATACCCTTGTTCGGTGAGGAAGAGCTGTCTGTTTTGACCAAACCTTTCTTCGTTGGTATCACGCGAAATCAGCGAGTAAAAAATGGCCGTGTTGTCTTGGGCTTTCGGACGAAGGATACGCCCTAAACGCTGCGCCTCTTCTTGTCTGGAACCAAAAGTTCCCGATACCTGGATGGCAATGTTCGCATCTGGTAAGTCGATGGAAAAGTTCGCAACTTTCGAAACCACAAGTTGTTTGATTTGTCCTGTACGGAAGGCCTGGTAAAGTTCTTGTCTTTCAGGAAGAGGAGTTTTCCCGGTAATCAAAGGGATTTTGAAAGTATTGGAAATTTCTTCTAACTGATTGATGTATTGTCCAATCACCAAAATGTTGTTAGTGGAGTGTTTTTTTAGAATGTAACTGATCGCGCGGAGTTTTTCAGGGTTTTCTGATGCCAAACGGAACTTCTCACGGTCATCCGCCACAGAATACTTCATACGAAGGTCATCTTCCATTGGCACACGAATTTCCACACAATTGGCTTCTGCAATCCAAGACTTGGCTTCGAGTTCTTTCCAAGGCACATCATACTTTTTAGGACCAATCAGTGAGAACACATCTTCTTCCAATCCATCTTCCCGCACAAGTGTCGCAGTCAAACCTAACCTACGTTTGGCTTGGAGTTCCGAAGTCATACGAAATACAGGAGCTGGTAATAAGTGAACCTCATCATAAACAATCAGTCCCCAGTTGTTGGCACTGAAAATATGAAAGTGTGTGAAGTCCCCACCTTTTTTCTTCCTATGAGTTAAGATATTGTAAGTTGCAATGGTAATGGGTTTGATTTCTTTGAGTTCACCCGAATACTCACCGATGTCTGATTCAGGGATATCGGTTTTGTCTAAAATTTCGTTTCTCCACTGACGAATGGACAAAGTGTTCGTGACTAGAATCAGAGTTTCTGCTCCGACAATTTGCATAACCCCCATCCCCACAATGGTTTTTCCGGCACCACAAGGAAGGACCACAACCCCAGATCCACCTTCATTCCGGCCACCAGCATGGAAGGCTTCCACCGAAGCTCTTTGGTAGTCACGCATACCAAACTTGATACCACCAACGGTAACAGGACGTAAATTAAACGGATATTTATTTCCTTCATCGTAACCGGCAAGGTCTTCCACAGGGAAACCAATTTTAATTAACGCTTGTTTGATGTGGCCACGGTATTCTTTTTTGATACGAATTTTATCACCTTCCATTCCATCCACAAAGGGTTGAACGGCGCGGTTATTCGCAATTTCAGTAATGAATCCTTTTTCGTTGGAAATGATATACAATTCCCCCGATTCTTCTTTTACTAGTTTTACTTTTCCGTAACGAGAGATTTGTTCTCTCACTTCATTCATTACGTTTTTAGGAACGGAATAACGAGCAAACTTAGTTAAACCTTCAATGATCTCATCTGCCGTCATTTTAATGGATGCCGCATTCCACAAAGAAAGTGGAGAAATGCGATACGTATGCATATATTCCGGGCTTTTTTCGAGCTCAGCAAACTTGGAAACGAGGTCCCGACAGGCTTCAAATTCTGGGTTATCCACCTCTAGAAGCATTGTTTTGTCACTTTGTACGGTGAGTGGCTTGGTCATGGTATTCCCTCTCAATTTAACCAGGCTGGGAAGAGAAACCGCCCTGTCAACTCATTTGATTTTAATAGATTTTCGATGAGTTTTCTCGGCGTTTTTCAGGCAAATCCAGAATTTTTTGAACAAACTCTAGACATGTGCCGTCTAATCTAAGTTAATCTATACCTTCCAATTTTAAATAATTGAATTGACTTCTATTTCTTTTCTTTGGGCGTTCCCCAATTTGTCCCTATTGGAAACTTTCATTTTCCAAGGGTCAGGCTCTTCCGGGGTGCGCTTACGCTTCCGCCAGCTTCTCGTCGTTAGACGATTCGCTGGCCTTACGCCCTCCAGATCCTTAACGTTCTAAATAATCCTCTAAAATAGATTCGTTTGCTCCTGTCGTATGCATTCGATCTGTGAGAAATTTTCGAAACTCTCTGGCACCCTTTTCTCCATAATAAAGTCCCAAAATATGTCGTAGAATATGATGCACTTTTCCCTCTTTTTCGAGAGCCGAGTGAATATAGGAAATAAGCTCACGAAGGACTTCTTCTCTCGAAAGAGGATTTTCTTTTGCTCCAAAATACAATTGGTCCACTTCCTGAAATAAAAATGGATTGTCATAAGCCGCCCGTCCCATCATCACTCCATCTACCTTTGTTAGATGTTCTTTAATCTCAGCGTGGGTTTTAATTCCCCCATTGATAGTAATGGGAAAATCGGGAAACTCATCTTTCAGTCGGTAAACATCTTCATATCGGAGGGGAGGAACCGTTCGATTCTCTTTGGGAGAAAGTCCTTCTAAAATGGCAATCCTTGCATGAATAATACTATGATCCACTCCTGCTTCCTTAATTTTAGAAACAAAATGATATAAATCCTCGTAACTTTCTTTTCCGTTCACACCAATCCGATGTTTGACGGTAACTGGAATTTTGACCTTTGCCTTACAAGCGGAAACCATCTCAGCCACAAGGTCTGGTTCTTTCATGAGACATGCCCCAAAACTGCCACTTTGTACTCGGTCCGAAGGACAACCCACATTCAGATTGATTTCGTTATAACCATAATCTTCCCCAATTTTGGCACATTCCGCCAGTGCCATGGGTGAATCACCACCTAACTGAAGAGCAACGGGATGTTCCTCTTTGGAAAAATCTAAATATCTATGATTGTCTTTTCCACGAAGGATGGCACCTGTAGTCACCATCTCCGTATAAAGTAACGTTTGTTTGGAGATAAGTCGGATAAAAAAACGGAAATGTCTGTCCGTCCAGTCCATCATCGGGGCAACTGAAATGCGGTACGATGGAACTGAACTTGTCAAAAAAATCTCCTATGCTTCTTGTGGGTGCTCCTCTCTTGAGGGAAGGCTTAGAACCGAGGCAATTTCTGTCGGAACCCCTCTATGGATTTCTTCAGAAGCAATTACTGCAAAGTTCCTGGGGGGTAGTTCCTTTGTCAAAAAGAATGCAAAGGCTTGTCTCAAGTATCTAGAAACCACAAAGATTAGGAAACGATTCTCATCTAATGCCTTTTGTAATTCATTGTATACCGATTCCAAAATCCTCACACGAATGTCATGCGGAAGGATGATGAGTTTACTTCCATCCGTTTCGTCCAGAGTGATACTTTTGTTCATACGATCAATGATCCTTGGGTCAATGGTCACCACATGTAACTTTCCATCTGGAGAAAGGAAATCATTGATGATTTGACGAGAGAGAGCTTGTCTTACATGTTCTGCCAAATCAAAAGGATTGTTTGTCCTTGGCAGATGGTTGGCAATGGCATCCATAATTTTCGGAAGGTTTTTAATCGAAAGTCCCTCTGCCAAAAGATTTTGTAAGGTTTGTTGGATGATCCCAAGTCTTCCTTGTTTGTCATAATCCAATTCACCCACAAGAGTCGGATGAGTTTGTCGTAAATGTTCGAGAAGTGCTTTCACTTCTTCTCTTCCTAAAAGTTGTGATGCATAATTCGAAATTAATTCTTTTAGATGAGTGATAATAACAGTGGATGGATCTACCACCGAATAACCTTTGTTCTCCACTTCAATTTTATCATTGGGATCAATCCAAGTGGCTTTGAGTCCAAAGGCTGGTTCCGTAAAAGGTTCTCCCACAATGGCTTCTAAATTACGT from Leptospira bourretii encodes the following:
- a CDS encoding LA_0442/LA_0875 N-terminal domain-containing protein, with amino-acid sequence MKKTLLIIFLCLVTLPLFAVNTVILKNGKTLKGKVTDQNERGLTVQTAEGSQTVSKSQILKVIYKDVSEQEAEKIRIAEEKKLREKEEKEKAKLEKERLLAEAKEQKRLEEEAKLAEQTRLAEEKNKGTLAEKEARAEAEWLATRKLGPSPAAAQCGGRLALIWRSALIPGWGQYCGGYTVSAGTFGTLFFGTLLYSLGPLRTEEQNAKSHYDTMVLINQIGGPGTRFNAQNVSLPSEFIGGFVETSIMEDLITKSKNNAKEANIKYLAGLGTAGIIYITNVIHAYMIGRDRYPDRPSVSTGGKQIREGFDWDSGFDKPYSVTGIRPQTNAVYAEVRYSILF
- a CDS encoding alpha/beta hydrolase, coding for MKKILSTFIIVFTFFLLGAGYYFSSSIVSFPVTTLEEDKTKLKINSISEFGLPEPESIRFQNGNLRLRGWYFKNPKKKKCGVVLLHGHTRTRFGVLKYAPLFWKRGCSLFLYDARHHGESGGEYGTYGFYEKIDLERAIEFFSEISTVPEEQIGIFGASFGAATALQYAEGRNDFAFVIADSPFMDMRSIVEKRAVDLYSPVVLFLSPIALSLAELRADFLVDEVSPKKAAKFISLPVLLIHSNTDEITPVSHSEEIFQNLKSNRKQLVETDWGANHCKSIDVRPSEYESIVNSFLKEHTSFPK
- a CDS encoding CsgG/HfaB family protein → MKLYLACLALLLSLSFTNCRTMDAAVQYPESGKTDLGISKVAVLLFDIEEAKWGDEFTDAVSLQIAKLLPIKVIEREQLSKVVNEQSFSKTGIIDTQTAVRLGKVLGVDALVFGRGSALKKYDEKGKLIPNLVDTVSLKIVHIESGHVIVNARKKPGADWTIGKLIQYSLGLGLIWSREDILLTTSQYDFVAESLVERIVSELKK
- a CDS encoding Dps family protein, which translates into the protein MMKINIGIPEEERSAISESLKKLLADTYTLYQKTHSYHWNVTGPMFQTLHILFMTQYTELWNAIDPIAERIRSLGYYAPMGGWEFAKYSSIAEDKEVPKAQDMIKHLVEGNEAVIRTARAAYAPAEKGNDQATLDLLTQRLDIHEKTAWMLRSLLEE
- a CDS encoding alpha/beta fold hydrolase yields the protein MKLSYKLYLFQPNSENEKSLGDIIILHGLFGSSKNWVTVAKFLSNFGSVYTVDQRNHGDSPHATEHSIRLMSEDLEEFILDHQIKNPILFGHSMGGLVAMYFDFTHPGVLNALVVQDIAPRSYPFAYDQEIQSMSFPLEGFTSRADIDTEMAKFLPDTFIRQFLQMSLERLDSGEYRWKLNVAGLNQARRVFDHPFPEKISSDTNTLFILGGSSDYITDSDKTLIQEIFSRLTMESILGGGHYIHYTHQAEYLGILKNWFQSKISNH
- a CDS encoding SH3 domain-containing protein; this translates as MKFLPLLKFFRRGMVFSHQLMYFRPKFSFRIRIGFSLFFVAVLIFVIISNGLLISAPIVQEKSKQTKPSELFKRDSNSLIVIPVIGLNLHLFADQKSDVLRKLKFGEPVSFDKDSLESPKEDWIPVKLEDGLSGFIKRSVVRSVPPKQYLSTLLFEAERMILSNQIDFVAKQEITDTIFAISSTGKFTGDDFIFIRAKAGFFLKKTVDLMNTKGIKPDNDPGTLEFLKRHQTRLLYDYNSGKYYVDSNYFWKLLEAYPKTKHSDYAGYLATESMPNADCNVDLKCRLEEMRKGKLRYIYLFPTGNYINLYTKDLVNNLQSMTKDPDSIPCFAPVGEGIKSEINQMIRYASEIGPREKKQILPHLQILKKECFR
- a CDS encoding pyridoxal phosphate-dependent aminotransferase → MKLVAKRLDVVEPSPTLAITAKANQLKASGLDVVGFGAGEPDFDTPTHIKEAAKKAMDQGKTKYTPVSGTVSLKEAIIRKFETENGLKYEKNQIIVGTGGKQVLYNFFMATLNPGDEVIIPAPYWVSYADIVRLAEGTPVIVSTDISSGFKITAEQLEKAITPKTKVFIFNSPSNPTGAAYTRSDVEALVKVLEPKDIITVSDDIYEKIIYDGLEFVNPAMISEKMKEKTFVINGVSKAYSMTGWRIGYGVGNAEIVKNMDTMQGQSTSNASSISQAAAEAALAGDQTPVAEMLKAFDKRRKLIVGLLREIPGVECRMPEGAFYAFPYITGVYETPGFKRLLSEKKETSYSKLFCDVLLDKYNVAAVPGIAFGDDKAIRLSYALGDKDIEKGVARIKQMIEDLQK
- a CDS encoding DNA repair helicase XPB — encoded protein: MTKPLTVQSDKTMLLEVDNPEFEACRDLVSKFAELEKSPEYMHTYRISPLSLWNAASIKMTADEIIEGLTKFARYSVPKNVMNEVREQISRYGKVKLVKEESGELYIISNEKGFITEIANNRAVQPFVDGMEGDKIRIKKEYRGHIKQALIKIGFPVEDLAGYDEGNKYPFNLRPVTVGGIKFGMRDYQRASVEAFHAGGRNEGGSGVVVLPCGAGKTIVGMGVMQIVGAETLILVTNTLSIRQWRNEILDKTDIPESDIGEYSGELKEIKPITIATYNILTHRKKKGGDFTHFHIFSANNWGLIVYDEVHLLPAPVFRMTSELQAKRRLGLTATLVREDGLEEDVFSLIGPKKYDVPWKELEAKSWIAEANCVEIRVPMEDDLRMKYSVADDREKFRLASENPEKLRAISYILKKHSTNNILVIGQYINQLEEISNTFKIPLITGKTPLPERQELYQAFRTGQIKQLVVSKVANFSIDLPDANIAIQVSGTFGSRQEEAQRLGRILRPKAQDNTAIFYSLISRDTNEERFGQNRQLFLTEQGYEYEIYTLDQFKETVPEESLTK